From Paenibacillus sp. V4I7, one genomic window encodes:
- a CDS encoding pirin family protein yields the protein MKIQVFSAEQQGVGAFDGGKFLEQRAISFPGEKTAVDRVGSLFYWAWGKASEVSEIGMHPHKAFEIVTYVIDGLVEHQDSLGSLETVTNGGAQVIQAGSGVYHSEAFRRAGSEAMQIWFEPHLSETVKKPAAYHQYEHEKFSTLHNGGTTMKTVIGGDSPIKLDTDVNMYDWSLEPGSEFSYTLTPSRPLAFLVIRGQGTSEIAAEKLQAWSHKDFGIVQATTEGEALHLRADSDQGLRIIAIEVPEDPGYTLYHK from the coding sequence ATGAAAATTCAAGTATTTTCAGCTGAACAACAGGGCGTTGGCGCTTTTGACGGAGGAAAGTTCCTAGAACAAAGAGCTATCAGCTTTCCGGGTGAGAAAACGGCTGTAGACCGCGTCGGTTCCTTATTCTATTGGGCTTGGGGCAAAGCCTCCGAAGTATCTGAGATCGGTATGCATCCTCATAAAGCGTTCGAAATTGTCACTTATGTCATTGATGGTCTCGTAGAGCACCAAGATTCCCTTGGTTCCTTGGAAACAGTAACAAATGGCGGCGCGCAAGTCATTCAAGCCGGCTCCGGCGTCTATCATTCGGAAGCATTTCGCAGAGCTGGCAGCGAAGCGATGCAAATCTGGTTTGAGCCTCACCTTAGTGAAACCGTGAAAAAGCCAGCCGCTTACCATCAATATGAACATGAGAAATTCTCAACCCTCCATAATGGTGGAACAACAATGAAAACTGTAATAGGTGGAGATTCTCCCATTAAGCTGGATACGGATGTTAACATGTACGATTGGAGCCTTGAGCCTGGTTCCGAGTTCAGTTACACACTTACGCCAAGCCGTCCGCTAGCTTTCCTTGTTATTCGGGGGCAAGGCACAAGTGAAATCGCCGCGGAGAAGCTTCAAGCATGGTCCCACAAAGACTTCGGGATAGTCCAAGCCACCACGGAAGGTGAAGCTCTTCACCTGAGAGCTGATAGCGATCAAGGACTACGTATCATTGCTATTGAAGTGCCTGAAGATCCCGGCTATACGTTATATCATAAATAA
- a CDS encoding M56 family metallopeptidase has translation MMEKRFKWLYITTLALSGAILGQMLLYALQHIFKWRSLYNIFDLCVILFEDLHVPAPIAFNVVNALILYSFSAILWISARHAKDAIKAMKLVEMYHDPLLSDQFRDKFQLGEGQFQIISYKAPIAMTIGLWKPRMILSSGLMDMLEPNELHAVIEHEKCHIRYRDPLAIFLLSMISKSMWYIPIFAWMAEKYPIMIELRADKYAITQMKQSTHLGSALLKLLKQAPTPHVSLSHASFAETSTNVRIMHILDPQMKISFKWPLVRLLISLLTIILLVGLI, from the coding sequence ATGATGGAAAAACGGTTTAAATGGTTGTATATTACGACACTCGCCTTATCGGGGGCTATTTTAGGACAAATGTTACTCTATGCACTCCAGCATATTTTCAAATGGAGATCGTTGTATAATATATTTGATTTGTGTGTTATTTTATTTGAAGATCTTCATGTACCTGCACCCATTGCTTTTAATGTAGTAAATGCTCTTATCCTCTACTCGTTTAGTGCAATCCTTTGGATATCGGCAAGGCATGCCAAGGACGCCATTAAAGCGATGAAGCTCGTTGAGATGTATCATGACCCTTTGTTATCCGATCAGTTCCGCGATAAATTTCAGCTTGGTGAAGGTCAGTTCCAGATCATTTCTTACAAAGCTCCCATCGCAATGACCATAGGGCTGTGGAAGCCGCGGATGATCCTATCATCAGGACTTATGGATATGCTGGAGCCAAACGAGCTGCATGCCGTTATCGAACATGAGAAATGCCATATAAGGTATAGAGATCCACTCGCGATCTTCCTGCTTTCGATGATATCCAAGTCGATGTGGTACATTCCGATATTCGCTTGGATGGCAGAGAAATACCCCATTATGATTGAGCTTCGGGCAGACAAGTATGCCATTACACAAATGAAACAGTCCACACACTTAGGCAGTGCTCTCCTCAAACTACTCAAACAAGCACCAACACCACATGTATCCTTATCTCACGCCTCATTCGCCGAAACATCAACGAATGTTCGCATTATGCACATTCTCGATCCACAGATGAAAATCTCATTCAAATGGCCCCTTGTACGGCTACTCATTTCGCTCTTAACAATTATTTTACTTGTGGGACTTATCTAA
- a CDS encoding ABC transporter ATP-binding protein gives MFTVLKKLAWFFRMNWIRYTIAIGLLIIVGIIDVIPPKLIGYAIDGIHMGTLTGSKLIQLLAFWGALIIAGYGLSYIWLYQLFGGAFVLERILRSRLMRQLLRMTPTFYERNRTGDLMARATNDLQAVSTTAGFGILTFVDSTLFMLTILGMMGFFISWKLTIASILPLPIMAVAITIYGGRIHERFLLAQNAFGQMNDRVLETIAGVRVIRAFVQEKASEQSFKTMTDDVYRKNIAVAVIDALFEPTVKILVGISYLIGLCYGGYLVFHSELTLGELVSFNTFLGMLIWPMFAIGELMNIMQRGNASLDRVNETLGYKPDVKEDPKATTLLLPNTISFKEVTFRYPSSSIDNLVNISFHLLRGQTLGIVGRTGSGKTTLLKQLLREYPLGQGTIAISETPIEKLTIDTLHGWIGYVPQEPILFSKTVKENIMFGRSQGTEEELLQALELAAFRKDVEFLPEGLQTLVGEKGVALSGGQKQRVSIARALYVDPEILMLDDALSAVDAKTEAEIIRGIRSERAGKTTLITTHRLSAVQHADWILVLDEGYIVEEGTHEQLVALGGWYKEQYDRQQLEEQTKV, from the coding sequence ATGTTTACGGTATTAAAAAAGTTGGCTTGGTTTTTTCGAATGAATTGGATACGTTACACGATCGCCATTGGACTGCTTATTATTGTTGGAATCATTGATGTAATTCCACCGAAATTGATTGGCTACGCGATTGATGGTATACACATGGGAACTTTAACGGGCAGTAAATTGATCCAATTGCTCGCTTTTTGGGGGGCCTTAATTATAGCTGGGTACGGGTTATCCTACATCTGGCTGTATCAGCTATTTGGCGGCGCTTTCGTGCTGGAACGTATTCTTCGATCCCGGTTAATGAGGCAGCTGCTGCGGATGACGCCTACCTTCTATGAGCGCAACCGGACGGGTGACCTAATGGCGAGAGCAACGAATGACCTGCAAGCGGTGTCGACGACAGCGGGCTTTGGGATTTTGACATTCGTAGACTCGACGCTATTCATGCTTACCATCCTAGGCATGATGGGCTTCTTCATTAGCTGGAAGCTAACGATTGCTTCGATTCTCCCGCTGCCCATTATGGCAGTTGCGATTACGATCTATGGGGGACGCATCCATGAAAGGTTTTTACTCGCTCAGAATGCCTTCGGACAGATGAATGATCGAGTGCTTGAGACGATTGCAGGGGTTCGCGTTATCCGTGCTTTTGTACAAGAGAAAGCCAGTGAACAAAGCTTTAAAACGATGACAGACGATGTATATCGCAAAAATATCGCGGTTGCCGTGATCGACGCCCTTTTTGAACCAACGGTCAAAATTCTAGTGGGCATTTCCTACTTAATCGGATTATGTTACGGCGGATATTTGGTATTTCACAGTGAACTGACGCTCGGAGAGCTCGTGTCCTTTAATACATTCCTTGGGATGCTGATCTGGCCGATGTTCGCCATTGGCGAGTTAATGAACATTATGCAGCGCGGGAATGCCTCCCTCGATCGGGTAAATGAAACACTTGGTTACAAGCCGGATGTAAAAGAAGACCCTAAAGCGACGACACTGCTGCTGCCAAACACGATTAGTTTTAAGGAAGTAACCTTCCGCTATCCTTCCTCTTCTATTGATAACTTGGTGAATATTTCTTTCCACCTGTTGCGTGGGCAGACGCTCGGAATTGTAGGACGTACTGGAAGTGGAAAAACAACACTGCTTAAACAGCTGCTGAGGGAGTATCCATTAGGTCAAGGTACGATTGCTATATCGGAAACGCCGATCGAGAAGTTAACCATCGACACGCTTCATGGCTGGATTGGTTACGTGCCGCAAGAGCCGATTCTTTTCTCCAAAACAGTAAAAGAGAACATTATGTTCGGGCGCAGCCAAGGAACGGAAGAAGAGCTGCTGCAGGCGCTTGAACTGGCCGCGTTCCGCAAGGACGTGGAGTTCTTACCAGAAGGCCTTCAAACGTTGGTGGGTGAAAAAGGCGTCGCCTTATCAGGTGGTCAGAAGCAGCGCGTTTCTATTGCGCGTGCGCTTTATGTAGACCCCGAAATTCTCATGCTGGATGATGCTCTTTCTGCGGTAGATGCCAAAACAGAGGCTGAAATCATTCGCGGCATTCGTTCGGAACGAGCCGGTAAAACAACACTCATCACAACGCACCGACTCTCCGCTGTTCAGCATGCGGATTGGATTCTTGTGCTGGATGAGGGGTATATCGTTGAAGAAGGTACGCATGAGCAGCTTGTCGCGCTCGGCGGCTGGTATAAAGAGCAGTATGACCGTCAGCAGCTAGAAGAACAGACGAAGGTTTAG
- a CDS encoding DUF2231 domain-containing protein, which translates to MAYIIKNLHYIVTHVPIALLIFSFIFDLIAIIVKKREWHSAGMLCLVVGALGAIASVLTGPSPWRNPLVVPHEFYARLTMFLAIVLAIVRVGLLIWKKNELGRNPIYLVGSLAAVILVGYTGHIGGQMVHKPIPAKTTAPAASPGASTAPTPSVAPAK; encoded by the coding sequence TTGGCTTATATCATTAAAAATTTACACTACATCGTAACACATGTACCAATTGCACTTCTTATTTTTAGTTTTATTTTTGATCTCATCGCAATCATTGTGAAAAAACGTGAATGGCACTCCGCTGGTATGCTTTGTCTAGTTGTGGGCGCACTCGGAGCTATCGCAAGTGTCCTTACAGGCCCGTCCCCATGGCGTAATCCACTAGTGGTTCCGCATGAGTTTTATGCGAGATTAACGATGTTTTTGGCTATCGTATTAGCGATTGTACGTGTTGGCTTACTGATCTGGAAAAAGAATGAATTGGGTCGTAACCCCATCTACTTGGTTGGTTCGCTCGCGGCAGTTATCCTTGTTGGCTATACAGGGCACATTGGTGGTCAAATGGTACATAAACCGATTCCGGCTAAGACGACTGCTCCAGCTGCATCACCAGGTGCATCCACTGCACCGACGCCTTCAGTAGCACCAGCGAAATAG
- a CDS encoding VanZ family protein, giving the protein MTIKLARPLIWLLFIGYTSCLVYWMFLGFGRNMHTTGQLAYNVVPFRTIGMYVLHVDSFSTRTWVINLFGNIGVFMPYGILLPYLFRSAKRYGTFLLYFGCPLVGLELLQMLLRVGSFDVDDVILNLLGASISFVLFAAAKRSLAGRESNRRYKM; this is encoded by the coding sequence ATGACTATCAAGCTCGCTCGGCCGCTCATCTGGCTGCTTTTCATAGGCTACACGAGCTGTTTGGTGTATTGGATGTTTCTAGGCTTCGGGCGGAATATGCACACGACAGGTCAACTTGCTTACAATGTTGTCCCTTTTCGAACAATCGGTATGTATGTGCTGCATGTCGATTCGTTTTCTACCAGGACTTGGGTCATTAATTTGTTTGGCAATATTGGTGTCTTCATGCCTTATGGTATTTTACTGCCTTATTTATTTCGCTCCGCAAAACGTTATGGTACGTTTCTCCTGTACTTCGGATGTCCTCTTGTAGGGTTGGAGTTGCTGCAAATGCTGCTGCGAGTAGGCAGCTTCGATGTCGATGATGTGATATTGAATCTACTAGGCGCCAGTATATCTTTTGTTCTTTTCGCAGCCGCTAAACGAAGTTTAGCCGGAAGAGAATCAAATAGAAGGTATAAAATGTGA
- the fdhD gene encoding formate dehydrogenase accessory sulfurtransferase FdhD, which produces MDEEQDYLHAPNGDTASQAHPPLQSTTSWGIYRYNGTEVLSQEDTIATEAPLTIKIDGEEFATLVYTPTDTIDLVTGFLASEGLIRFVDQIESLTLEEERGFVHVKLRHLHQLSQKMVSKRFIGSCCGKSRQFYFHNDARTAKTVSTKLQLSIQQCFHLMNQLQKQSADFQATGGLHNAALCTANELLLSRADIGRHNALDKIYGHLLRQRIPVRDKVIAFSGRVSSEVALKAAKIGVGILLSKSAPTDLALRLAQDLGITVVGFIRRDQLSVYTHPERITECR; this is translated from the coding sequence ATGGACGAAGAACAGGACTACTTACATGCTCCTAATGGAGATACAGCATCTCAAGCTCACCCCCCACTTCAATCAACGACATCGTGGGGGATATACCGCTATAACGGAACGGAGGTACTCTCTCAAGAGGATACCATCGCAACAGAAGCGCCGCTCACCATCAAAATTGATGGCGAGGAATTCGCAACACTCGTCTATACACCGACGGATACCATCGATCTGGTTACGGGTTTTCTAGCCTCCGAAGGCCTGATTCGATTCGTGGATCAGATTGAGTCGTTAACGCTGGAAGAGGAGCGGGGCTTCGTTCATGTGAAACTTCGTCATCTCCATCAATTAAGCCAAAAGATGGTATCCAAACGCTTCATCGGTTCCTGCTGCGGGAAAAGCCGCCAGTTCTATTTTCACAACGACGCTCGCACGGCCAAAACCGTTAGCACGAAGCTCCAACTATCGATTCAGCAGTGCTTTCATCTTATGAATCAGCTGCAGAAGCAATCGGCTGATTTTCAGGCCACGGGAGGTCTTCATAATGCAGCCCTTTGCACGGCTAACGAACTGCTCCTCAGCAGAGCAGATATCGGCAGGCATAACGCACTAGATAAAATTTATGGACATTTGTTAAGGCAGCGAATTCCTGTTCGTGATAAGGTCATAGCCTTCAGTGGAAGAGTCTCTTCCGAGGTCGCTCTCAAAGCCGCAAAGATCGGCGTCGGTATCCTTTTGTCGAAATCTGCCCCGACAGATCTGGCGCTTCGCTTGGCTCAGGATCTAGGGATTACGGTTGTTGGCTTCATCCGGCGGGATCAATTATCGGTGTATACGCACCCCGAACGCATAACGGAATGTCGATAA
- a CDS encoding FdhF/YdeP family oxidoreductase, whose amino-acid sequence MGKTKHTGPIKLPAKPDPKLWVSKVPFGLGKIKPQHIRETAKIAWQNRDNLPYAYRILTQGVCDGCALGVSGLYDQTLAGPHLCTTRLNVLRLNTMPAIREELLHADIDELSRMSSTELRQLGRIPYPLIRRHGERKFSRATWDEALDLVAEKMREIDPKQMAFYLTARGITNESYYVAAKVARLLGTNNIDNASRICHSPSKTALKRSVGVGASTCNYKDWIGTDVLVFWGSVAANNQPVSTKYMYAAKRKGTKIIVINPYYEPSMEQYWIPSIPESALFGTKLADDVYQVNIGGDIGFMNGVMKVWFEMEERVPGSAIDHAFVQAHTNGLEQLRAHVAQQNWTTLEQSSGLTRERMREFAELLARAKSAVFVWSMGLTQHRFGTDNISQVANLALLRGFLGREHCGLMPIRGHSGVQGSGEMGADPFSLPGGDISSAADRARIEQLWGFELPSWQGDIVGVTLENALLPEEQERKLRMFYTSGGNFLETMPDPAFVREALTSIDVRVHQDIILNTSTLLDAREAVVVLPAMTRYEQPGGGTSTSTERMVYFSPEIAGPRIGEARAEWAIYVDLARRVKPDAAGLLGCGSAEAIRAEIALAAPSYNGIGHLRERGDVFQYGGAWLCEDGVCPTPDGRGALLPIELPELRKPEGHFAVTTRRGKQFNSMIYSDIDPFNEADRYDVLIHNDDASALSLKEGEAIVIYNSYGSMHGRVKRAEVKQGNIEVHWPEGNSLIPKGVYEQYAGIPEYNTAVIVEKAETYHAHKDIRYVEQRIQELETEVE is encoded by the coding sequence ATGGGGAAAACGAAGCATACGGGGCCAATTAAGCTGCCCGCTAAACCAGATCCGAAGCTGTGGGTCAGCAAAGTGCCGTTCGGACTCGGGAAAATAAAGCCGCAGCATATTCGCGAAACGGCAAAAATCGCCTGGCAGAATCGCGATAATCTGCCGTATGCGTATCGTATTCTAACGCAGGGGGTGTGCGACGGCTGCGCGCTAGGCGTGTCAGGGCTCTACGACCAAACGCTGGCGGGGCCGCATCTCTGTACAACGCGGCTGAATGTGCTGCGTTTGAACACGATGCCGGCGATTCGCGAGGAGCTGCTGCATGCGGACATTGACGAGCTGAGCCGCATGAGCAGCACCGAGCTCAGACAGCTCGGGCGTATCCCTTATCCGCTCATCCGCCGCCATGGGGAGCGGAAATTCAGTCGAGCCACATGGGATGAGGCGCTGGATTTGGTTGCAGAAAAGATGCGTGAGATTGATCCGAAGCAGATGGCTTTTTACTTGACGGCTCGAGGCATTACGAACGAGTCGTACTATGTGGCAGCGAAGGTGGCAAGGTTGCTCGGTACGAACAACATCGACAACGCCTCGCGTATTTGCCACTCCCCGTCGAAGACGGCACTGAAGCGTTCCGTTGGCGTGGGCGCTTCGACGTGCAATTACAAGGACTGGATCGGTACGGACGTCCTTGTGTTCTGGGGCAGCGTGGCCGCAAATAACCAGCCGGTATCGACGAAGTATATGTACGCGGCCAAGCGCAAAGGGACGAAGATCATTGTCATTAACCCGTACTACGAGCCGTCCATGGAGCAGTACTGGATTCCTTCGATTCCCGAATCCGCGTTATTCGGGACGAAGCTGGCCGACGATGTGTATCAAGTGAACATCGGCGGGGATATCGGCTTCATGAACGGCGTCATGAAGGTATGGTTCGAGATGGAGGAGCGCGTGCCTGGCTCCGCGATTGACCATGCGTTCGTGCAGGCGCACACGAACGGGTTAGAGCAGCTGCGCGCCCACGTGGCGCAGCAGAATTGGACGACGCTGGAACAGTCGTCCGGCCTTACCCGCGAACGCATGCGTGAGTTCGCGGAGCTGCTGGCGCGTGCCAAGAGCGCGGTTTTCGTGTGGAGCATGGGGCTCACACAGCACCGCTTCGGCACGGACAACATCTCGCAGGTGGCGAATCTCGCCCTCCTGCGGGGCTTCCTCGGCCGCGAGCACTGCGGGCTGATGCCCATCCGCGGCCACAGCGGCGTGCAGGGATCCGGCGAAATGGGCGCCGATCCCTTCAGCCTGCCAGGCGGCGACATCTCCAGCGCCGCCGACCGTGCAAGAATCGAGCAGCTCTGGGGGTTCGAGCTGCCGAGCTGGCAGGGTGACATCGTGGGTGTCACCCTCGAGAACGCGCTCCTGCCCGAGGAGCAGGAGCGGAAGCTCCGGATGTTCTACACATCCGGCGGCAACTTCCTCGAGACGATGCCGGACCCGGCATTCGTCCGCGAAGCCCTTACAAGCATCGATGTCCGTGTCCACCAGGACATCATCTTGAACACCTCCACGCTGCTTGACGCGCGGGAGGCTGTGGTGGTGCTGCCCGCGATGACGCGCTACGAGCAGCCCGGAGGGGGCACGTCCACCTCGACGGAGCGGATGGTGTACTTCTCACCCGAGATCGCCGGCCCTCGCATCGGCGAAGCCCGCGCGGAGTGGGCGATCTACGTCGATCTCGCCCGCCGCGTGAAGCCGGATGCCGCCGGGCTGCTGGGCTGCGGCAGCGCAGAAGCCATCCGCGCGGAAATTGCTCTAGCCGCGCCGAGCTACAACGGCATTGGGCACCTGCGTGAGCGCGGTGATGTGTTTCAATACGGCGGCGCGTGGCTGTGCGAGGACGGCGTCTGTCCGACGCCGGATGGCCGCGGCGCGCTGCTGCCGATCGAGCTTCCGGAGCTGCGGAAGCCGGAAGGGCATTTCGCGGTGACGACGCGCCGCGGCAAGCAGTTCAATTCGATGATCTATAGCGACATCGATCCATTCAATGAAGCAGATCGCTACGATGTGCTTATTCATAACGACGACGCTAGCGCTCTCTCTTTGAAAGAAGGAGAGGCGATCGTCATCTACAACAGCTACGGCAGCATGCACGGAAGGGTTAAGCGTGCCGAGGTAAAACAAGGCAACATAGAGGTACATTGGCCTGAAGGTAATTCCTTGATTCCTAAGGGTGTTTATGAGCAGTATGCGGGAATCCCGGAGTATAACACAGCTGTCATAGTAGAGAAGGCAGAAACCTATCACGCTCATAAGGATATACGCTACGTTGAGCAGCGCATACAAGAGCTGGAGACAGAAGTGGAGTGA
- a CDS encoding S1C family serine protease, giving the protein MGNWNVFTKKGITVLLAAFLLVSLQGPAPSYAAEVNAEVPKVIEKTSPSVVAIIGKPSSDSDKSLDMNRFNLAHGTGVIVESNGVIVTNAHVVKDMKNIVVVTSNGTTYNGRATNIDEESDLALVKIDATGLSPAKFASSSDIKVGETVAAIGTPISFALRNSVTVGIVSGLDRSVNSQYQLIQTDAAINPGNSGGALINMNGEVIGINTMKYADFGVENLGFAIPVDTVKYVLKHFQLYGKVKRTYLGLELEESWEAVVGLPSSTGLRVAYVDPDSPAAGAGIQQDDLFVSIGASKVKTLVDYNEAIKKYLPGEAIELTIQSGSSTKSKSVTLGEAQHQETIRTQDAEGSYLDADRGKTKIGDSHYGWSMKYPAGLVKGHQSDDGDSVSFVDAKGDFSLTIQVEGNQSDELSPSALLNRLVSEDEDDYSGAASTILERQYVKREGNPYAKIVGRSGDEGYIQTRGYLHQGSLYTVQLFVSKEHYNNNFKQNSYNDLLDSFKLSFNDKDESLKDISVYSGGNTTYTNEYGLSFDLPSNWQQGGYTAGSSFFSDDYSQMLQVSVTSASSGDTLGAWVDRQRKQFEEAYAPSYRSMEEPEELTLAGVPALKVSYASTLGNKWSAGYSLFFIKDKYKYEVDVSYPQEEEGAALEDLLKTLTATIKVDKDSMDQELGFIQDLDELMDPNRTVTYKNEKFKYTLQIPEIWTSSNSYDNKDQVNKTFLFTGGYLSVGAETKTTYEEMVKEEDAAQKKSHDNDNDYTFTDTEISLFGDVKAKKYEISYASAEIPYKETIYIFNQNNISYTATLRIDDAVRTEANQARLNKAFESFKFLDGVKK; this is encoded by the coding sequence ATGGGGAATTGGAATGTTTTTACGAAAAAAGGGATCACCGTGCTGCTTGCAGCCTTCTTACTTGTGTCTCTGCAGGGTCCTGCACCATCTTATGCAGCCGAAGTGAATGCTGAGGTTCCGAAGGTCATTGAGAAGACATCACCTTCTGTTGTAGCCATTATTGGAAAGCCTTCATCTGATTCGGATAAATCCTTAGACATGAACCGCTTTAATCTCGCGCACGGCACGGGTGTTATTGTGGAATCGAACGGTGTCATCGTGACGAATGCGCATGTGGTCAAAGATATGAAGAATATCGTCGTCGTTACATCGAACGGGACAACGTATAATGGACGTGCAACGAATATCGACGAGGAGAGCGATTTAGCCTTGGTCAAAATCGATGCCACTGGCTTATCGCCTGCGAAATTCGCCTCTTCTTCCGATATTAAAGTGGGTGAAACCGTAGCCGCAATCGGGACTCCGATTTCTTTTGCCCTAAGGAACTCCGTCACCGTTGGGATTGTCAGCGGGCTTGACCGCTCTGTGAACTCGCAATATCAGCTTATTCAAACGGATGCGGCGATTAACCCTGGTAACAGCGGGGGCGCGTTGATCAACATGAATGGCGAAGTTATTGGTATTAATACGATGAAGTATGCGGATTTCGGCGTCGAAAATCTCGGGTTTGCGATTCCGGTGGATACTGTTAAATATGTATTAAAGCACTTTCAACTTTACGGCAAAGTAAAACGTACTTATCTCGGTCTGGAGTTGGAAGAAAGCTGGGAAGCGGTTGTTGGTTTACCAAGTTCTACGGGTTTAAGAGTTGCTTACGTAGATCCAGATTCACCAGCGGCTGGGGCTGGCATTCAGCAAGATGATCTATTCGTATCGATCGGTGCAAGTAAAGTGAAGACGCTGGTGGATTACAATGAGGCGATTAAGAAGTATTTGCCGGGTGAAGCGATTGAATTAACGATTCAGTCTGGTAGTTCCACCAAATCGAAGTCGGTTACACTCGGAGAAGCGCAGCATCAGGAAACGATACGTACGCAGGACGCTGAGGGATCTTATTTGGATGCGGACCGCGGCAAAACGAAAATCGGCGACAGCCACTATGGATGGTCCATGAAATACCCCGCGGGCTTAGTGAAAGGTCATCAGTCTGATGATGGCGACTCCGTCAGTTTCGTGGATGCGAAGGGGGATTTCTCCCTAACGATTCAAGTAGAAGGCAATCAAAGCGACGAACTGTCACCTTCGGCACTTCTGAACCGATTGGTTAGTGAGGATGAGGACGATTATTCCGGCGCGGCTTCAACCATTTTGGAGCGTCAGTATGTGAAGCGTGAAGGTAATCCCTATGCCAAAATTGTCGGTCGTTCAGGGGATGAAGGATATATCCAGACCCGTGGATACCTTCACCAAGGCAGCTTATATACGGTGCAATTATTTGTATCAAAAGAGCATTACAATAACAATTTTAAGCAAAATAGCTACAACGATCTGTTGGATAGTTTCAAGCTTTCCTTTAATGATAAGGATGAGTCGCTTAAAGACATTTCTGTCTACTCTGGCGGCAATACAACTTATACGAATGAGTATGGCTTATCCTTTGATTTGCCCTCCAATTGGCAGCAAGGCGGTTATACGGCCGGCTCCTCCTTCTTTAGTGATGACTATTCCCAAATGCTTCAAGTCAGCGTAACCTCTGCCTCCTCCGGTGATACGCTGGGAGCGTGGGTGGATCGTCAGCGCAAACAGTTTGAAGAGGCATATGCACCTAGTTACCGCAGTATGGAAGAACCCGAGGAGCTGACTTTAGCCGGTGTGCCTGCTCTGAAAGTAAGCTATGCAAGTACGTTAGGCAATAAGTGGAGTGCGGGCTATTCCCTCTTTTTTATCAAGGATAAGTATAAATATGAGGTGGACGTGAGCTATCCGCAAGAGGAAGAGGGGGCAGCGCTTGAGGATCTCTTGAAAACCTTAACGGCTACCATCAAAGTGGACAAAGACAGCATGGATCAAGAGCTTGGCTTCATTCAGGATCTGGATGAACTCATGGATCCGAATCGTACAGTTACTTACAAAAATGAGAAGTTCAAATACACGCTGCAAATTCCAGAGATCTGGACCAGCAGCAACTCGTACGATAACAAAGATCAAGTGAATAAGACGTTCCTCTTCACAGGCGGGTACTTGAGCGTTGGTGCAGAGACGAAAACGACTTACGAAGAGATGGTTAAAGAGGAAGATGCCGCTCAGAAGAAAAGTCACGATAACGATAATGACTATACGTTTACCGATACGGAAATCTCGCTTTTTGGTGATGTGAAAGCCAAAAAGTATGAGATCAGCTATGCAAGTGCCGAGATTCCTTACAAGGAAACGATCTACATTTTCAATCAAAATAATATTTCTTACACGGCAACGCTCCGTATTGATGATGCGGTACGCACCGAAGCCAATCAGGCTCGGCTCAATAAGGCTTTTGAGTCGTTCAAATTTTTGGACGGTGTGAAAAAATAG
- a CDS encoding BlaI/MecI/CopY family transcriptional regulator, with translation MKMQNFKYEGSGLNRFFGPLEAKIMEILWTNSIEMTIKDVQQKLDQAKIINFNTVMTVMNRLVAKGILQKKSVLRSFKYKPVVTRDEFMETQSKELTFDLIEEFGSLAVTHMVDALDKVDPDLLDKLEQKIKEIKKDR, from the coding sequence ATGAAAATGCAAAACTTTAAATATGAAGGAAGCGGACTTAATCGCTTTTTTGGTCCCCTTGAAGCAAAGATTATGGAAATTCTCTGGACCAACTCGATTGAAATGACGATTAAAGATGTCCAACAGAAATTGGATCAAGCCAAAATCATCAATTTCAATACCGTTATGACCGTTATGAATCGCTTGGTAGCCAAAGGAATTCTGCAAAAGAAATCCGTTTTAAGATCATTTAAGTACAAACCCGTCGTTACGAGAGATGAGTTCATGGAAACCCAATCCAAAGAGCTTACCTTTGACCTTATCGAAGAATTTGGTTCTTTGGCAGTCACCCATATGGTGGATGCGCTTGATAAAGTAGACCCCGATCTGCTTGACAAGCTGGAGCAAAAAATTAAAGAAATCAAAAAGGATCGATAA